DNA sequence from the Fimbriimonadaceae bacterium genome:
CCCAGAGAACATCCGGAACATCGGGATCATCGCCCACGTCGACCACGGTAAGACGACCTTGGTCGACGCGATCTTTCGCCAGGCGGGGTTGTTCCGGGACAACGAGGCCGTCCGCGACCGGGTCATGGACAGCAACGACCTGGAGAGGGAACGCGGCATCACGATCCTCAGCAAAGTCGCGAGTTGCGTCTACCAGGGCACCAAGATCAACATCGTCGACACTCCGGGCCACGCCGACTTCGGCGGCGAGGTCGAGCGGGTGCTCAGCATGGTCGACGGCGTGTTGTTGGTCGTCGACGCGTGCGAAGGCCCGATGCCCCAGACGAGGTTTGTCCTCAAGAAGGCTTTTGACAACGGCTTGAAGGTCGTCGTCTGCATCAACAAGATCGACCGGGACGGCGCACGGCCGGTGGACGCCTACGACAAGACGATCGACCTCTTCATCGACCTGGGTGCCAACGAGGACGACCTGTTCTTCCCCCACCTTTACGTCAGCGGAGCAGGCGGCTTCGCCCGGTTGGAGCCGAACGGGCACGAGACCGACCTCCGGCACCTCTTCGAGGCGATCATCAAGCACATCCCCGCCCCGGCGGTCCAGCCAGACGGTCCGTTCCAGATGCAGGTGAACAACCTGGACTACAGCGACTACCTGGGCCGGATGTTCGGCGGCAAGGTGCGCCGGGGGAGGGTGCGGGTCGGCGACCGCATGACCCAAGTCCGTGAGGACGGGAAGCAGATCAGCTTCAACGTGACCAAGGTCTGGAACTACGAGGGTCTGAAGATGAAGGAGGTTGAGGCGGGCGAGGCGGGTGAGATCGTCATGCTGAGCGGCCTCGACGAGGTCCTCATCAGCGACTCGATCTGCGACGCGAGCTTTGTCGAGCCACTCCCCCGTATCCAGGTCGAGCCCAGCACCCTCACGATGAACTTCTTCGCCAACAGTTCGCCGCTGGCGGGCAAGGACGGCGGCAAGTTTCTGACGATCCACAAGATCCGTGAGCGGCTGGAGAAGGAAGAGAAGACGTCGGTCAGCCTGAAGATCAGCAAGGAGAGCGGGCCCGAGACGGTGACGGTCGCCGCACGCGGCGAAATGCAGCTTTCGGTGCTCATCGAGACGATGCGGCGGGAAGGGTACGAGATGGCGATCGCCCGTCCCCAGGTCATCTTCCGGGAGAGTGACCTAGGCAAGCGCCTGGAACCGGTGGAGCAACTGACCTGCGAGTTCGACGACACCGCGATGGGCGACGTCATGGAAGAGTTGAGCCGCCGCAAGGCCGAGGTGCAGACTATGGAGTCGCTGGGCAACGGCCGCAGCCGCGTCGTCTCCTCGATCCCCACCCGGGGGCTCATCGGGTTTCGGTCCAACTACCTGACGATGACGCGCGGGAGCGGCATCATGGCGTCCATCTTCGAGGGGTACGAGGCCTATCGCGGCGAGGTCATGTCGCGGGCCAACGGCTCCCTTATCGCCAAAGACCCCGGCAAGCTGACCCGTTACGCCTATGAGCACATCCAGGAGCGGGGCCAATTCTTCTTTCCCGTAGGCGTCGACGTTTACGCCGGCATGATCGTCGGGCAAGCCAGTCGTGACGAGGACATGGTGGTCAACGCGACGATCCAAAAGGCCGCCACGAACATGAGGTCGGCGACGTCCGACTCGACCACCGTTTTGGACGCCCACAAGGAGTTTTCGCTGGAACAGGCGCTGGCCTGGTTACGCGACGACGAGCTCCTTGAGGTCACGCCGAAGATGTTGCGGTTCCGCAAGAAAATCCTCGACCACAGCGAGCGCAAGGTCGCTGAGCGTCGGGCGACGGTCTGACGGAGCGGCAAAAAGAGAGCCCGCCCTGGGCGGGCGGGCTACGAACTGCTTGTTGTGATCGCGGCCCAAGCCTTCTTCGAAGCTTTGTTCGGCGACCGGAGTCGCCCGACCGACAGAGACAATTACGCCTGACGATTGTTAAGAAACTGTTGTCTGACGGGACACTCTGGGCCTCACGTACGTGAAACAGGGCCTTTAGGGCCACGGGACTGGTATGGGGTGGAGCCGAAGCTCGTCCACAATAAAGCTAGGCATGATCCTCGTCATCGACAATTACGACAGCTTCACCTACAACCTGGTCCAGTATTTGGGGCAGTGCGGGGAAGTTGTCGAGGTCGTGCGTAACGACGAGGTCTCGCTGGAGGACATCGAGGCCAGGCGGGCGGACGGGATCATGGTGTCGCCGGGGCCCTGCACCCCGAACGAGTCGGGCATCTGCGTCGACACCTTGCGGGCGGCCTTGACACCGGGCAGCCCCCTCCACAAGGTCCCCCTGTTTGGCGTGTGCCTGGGCCACCAGACGATCGCCCAAGTGGCGGGCGGGGTGGTGCGCCAGGCCAAGAACATCATGCACGGCAAGGCGTCGACGGTGAGACACGACGGGCTCGGCCTCTTTGCCGGCATGCCCAACCCGTTCTCGGCGATCCGGTACCACTCGTTGGTCGTCACGAAGGACTCCGTGCCTCCGGGGTTTGTCGTCAGCGCCACGGCCGAGGACGACGGCGAGATCATGGGCCTGCGCCATGAGTCTTTGCCCGTCGAGGGGGTGCAGTTCCACCCCGAGTCGATCCTCACGGAAAGCGGTATGACCATCATCGAGAACTTCGTCGCCCGCGTCCGCCAGGCGTCCCCCGCCCGGGCCTGACCCTGCCAGAATCTGGGGCATGGCCCGCATTGTCGTGCCGGAGGCCGAGGAGCTTCTGGACCGCGAAATCCCCGTCTTGGACAAAGGGTTTGTCCGCCTCGTCGATTATCTAGGGGGCGACCAGCGCATCGTGCAAGCGGCGCGGGTCAGCTATGGCGCGGGCACGAAGAGTTTCCGCCAAGACCGCGGCCTGATCCACTACCTGCTCCGGAACGACCACACCTCGCCGTTCGAGCAGGTGATCCTGACCTTCCATTGCAAGATGCCCGTCTTCGTGGCCCGGCAGTGGGTGCGCCACCGCACCGCCCGCCTTAACGAGATCAGCGGGCGCTACTCGGTGATGAAGGACGAGTTCTATGTCCCGGAGGCCGGGCAACTGCGTTACCAGAGCACGGACAACAAGCAGGCCCGGAGCGAGGAGACCCTGCCGGCTGACACCGCCAGCGCGATGCTGGAAGAACTGCAGGCCGACCAGGCCACGCTCTACCGCCACTACACCGGCATGATCGAGCAAGGCCTGGCGCGCGAAGTGGCCCGGGCAAACCTGCCCCTGTCGCTTTACACCGAGTGGTATTGGCAGATCGACCTGCACAACCTTCTGCGGTTCCTGCATCTGCGAATGGACGCCCATGCCCAGTACGAAATCCGCGTCTACGCCGAAGCGATGGCGACGTGCGCCAAGGCGGTGGCCCCCATGGCCTACGAAGCCTTTGAGGAGCACCTGTTGGGTTCGTTGCGGTTCTCGCGGGCCGAGTTGGCCGCATTGTCGGCGATGGTCGAACAACGGCCCCATGGCCTGGAAGGACGGTCGGCCGCGGTCTTTGAGCAGAAGGTGGCGCGGATGAAGTCTCTCGTCCCCGCCGAAGAACCGGAGGAACCCGAACTCCCCCGGCCCTAAGCGGCTTGGGGGGCGAGGAGGCGCTTCAGGTGCTTCTTTGCGCCGGCGATGCTGAACATCTCCTCGCGGAGCAGTTGCTTGAGCGAGAAGACGGTCTGGATGTCCTGCGGCCGGTAGCGCCGCTGGCCGCCTGCGGTGCGAACGGGGTTCAGGTACCCGGAGAACTCGCGTTCCCAGTAGCGGAGCGTGTGCACCTCGACGCCGGTGATCTGGCTGGCGACACTGATGCTGACGTACTGCTCGCCCTTACCGCTTCGACCTGTCTGCGTCATGCTGGATCCTGACTCCGGCGACCGGAGGTTCTGTAATCCTTATCGGCACAGCCTGGTGATTTTGCAGGGTGGCGTCCTATCGGGCCGGGCCAATCCGCTCCATGGTGCCACAATGTCGCGCTGGCCGCCGTATGGTGGAGATGGGTCCCGATGGAGTCTGCCTGTCGGAAGAGGGAAGAGGTTTTTGCCGAGCTTGCGGAGCGTGCGCCGGACGCTCCCTTCCTGGCTTTGGGCCAGACGGTGTTCTGGGACGAGCCGATGAAGGCGGGCGTCGTCCTGGCCGCTCGGGCGGCAGGCGACCACCGGCGCTTCGTCGCCGGGGTGCACGACACCGACTATTTCGCCAAGTTTGCGTTGCGCCAGCAGTCCGTCGGGTTCAAAGCCCTTCCCCACAACGACACGACGACACGAGGGTTGTGGAGTGCGGCCGGCGAGTTCAGTGTCCTCTTCGGGTCCGAGACCGTGGTGACGCGGGACACCCTCGCCCGGGCCGGCGCACGGTTGGCCAAGGTCGCCGCGGCCCGGCCCGGCTATCTGGACCAAGTGACCGAAGCATGGGGTTGGCGGGGCGTCGTCGGCCTTGACTCGGTCGCCCAGATCACCGCCGAAAAGAAGCTGGGCCCCCTGTTTCCTGAGTTGTTCCGGACCTTCGAGTGGGCGGTCGACAGTTCCCTCGCCATGGTGACGGGGCCCCACCGCGGGGAGGCCGAAGCGGCACGGGACCGTGTCGTGGAGATGGTGTGCCGTGCCAGCGAGGGCGACGGCGTCGACACCCTGGCCGACTACTACGAGCGGCTTCTGCCCCAGATGTACGACCTGACCGCAGGCCGGCACGTCGGCGTCGACACGACCCGCACCAGCCGCCTGCTCTCCCTTGACCCTGACAACGTCAAGAACCCCCGGTTCGACCTGGTGCGGGCCTTCATCGACCCAGCGACCCGAGAGTTGGCCACCCGAGCCTACGACGACGCCGTCCGGGGCTCCGAGATCTACACCCTTGACCGCTTCGGTACCGGTGCCCTCCCGTTCGACCTGATCATCCCGGGCGTCGGGCGCGGCACGTTGCGGCTAGGCAACCGTGGCGGGGTGGTGATGACCCCCGATCCTGTCGGTTTCTCGTTCAAGCGGCCACCCATGAGCCTGGACGAACTGGCCGGTCTGATTTGCCACCGGTTCG
Encoded proteins:
- the typA gene encoding translational GTPase TypA, which produces MTPENIRNIGIIAHVDHGKTTLVDAIFRQAGLFRDNEAVRDRVMDSNDLERERGITILSKVASCVYQGTKINIVDTPGHADFGGEVERVLSMVDGVLLVVDACEGPMPQTRFVLKKAFDNGLKVVVCINKIDRDGARPVDAYDKTIDLFIDLGANEDDLFFPHLYVSGAGGFARLEPNGHETDLRHLFEAIIKHIPAPAVQPDGPFQMQVNNLDYSDYLGRMFGGKVRRGRVRVGDRMTQVREDGKQISFNVTKVWNYEGLKMKEVEAGEAGEIVMLSGLDEVLISDSICDASFVEPLPRIQVEPSTLTMNFFANSSPLAGKDGGKFLTIHKIRERLEKEEKTSVSLKISKESGPETVTVAARGEMQLSVLIETMRREGYEMAIARPQVIFRESDLGKRLEPVEQLTCEFDDTAMGDVMEELSRRKAEVQTMESLGNGRSRVVSSIPTRGLIGFRSNYLTMTRGSGIMASIFEGYEAYRGEVMSRANGSLIAKDPGKLTRYAYEHIQERGQFFFPVGVDVYAGMIVGQASRDEDMVVNATIQKAATNMRSATSDSTTVLDAHKEFSLEQALAWLRDDELLEVTPKMLRFRKKILDHSERKVAERRATV
- a CDS encoding aminodeoxychorismate/anthranilate synthase component II, with amino-acid sequence MILVIDNYDSFTYNLVQYLGQCGEVVEVVRNDEVSLEDIEARRADGIMVSPGPCTPNESGICVDTLRAALTPGSPLHKVPLFGVCLGHQTIAQVAGGVVRQAKNIMHGKASTVRHDGLGLFAGMPNPFSAIRYHSLVVTKDSVPPGFVVSATAEDDGEIMGLRHESLPVEGVQFHPESILTESGMTIIENFVARVRQASPARA
- a CDS encoding FAD-dependent thymidylate synthase, which encodes MARIVVPEAEELLDREIPVLDKGFVRLVDYLGGDQRIVQAARVSYGAGTKSFRQDRGLIHYLLRNDHTSPFEQVILTFHCKMPVFVARQWVRHRTARLNEISGRYSVMKDEFYVPEAGQLRYQSTDNKQARSEETLPADTASAMLEELQADQATLYRHYTGMIEQGLAREVARANLPLSLYTEWYWQIDLHNLLRFLHLRMDAHAQYEIRVYAEAMATCAKAVAPMAYEAFEEHLLGSLRFSRAELAALSAMVEQRPHGLEGRSAAVFEQKVARMKSLVPAEEPEEPELPRP
- a CDS encoding MerR family transcriptional regulator gives rise to the protein MTQTGRSGKGEQYVSISVASQITGVEVHTLRYWEREFSGYLNPVRTAGGQRRYRPQDIQTVFSLKQLLREEMFSIAGAKKHLKRLLAPQAA